The Flavobacterium psychrotrophum region GCTTTTTTAGCGATTATGTAGCAAATTCACTCAATCCTTCTAAACAAATTGATGTAACCCATGCGGGTGTTATTGTAAAACGGAATGGCAACTGGTGTGTAATACACTCGCTATCATCTGATGTTACTGATATTGATGGTGTGCAGCTACAAACACTGGATGCGTTTTTAAGCTATTCTGTCCCGGGAAAAATTATAGTCGTGCGAACGAAAGACAGCGATATAGCCTTTGGCCAAAAGGTTGCTGCGCAGGCAGAAGTGTATCTTAAAATGCAGGTCCCGTTTGACCATAGTGGGGTAATAGATAACGATGAGAAGTTATTTTGTACCGAGATGATATGGAAGATACTCGAAAAAGATTTGCATCGGGTAAAATTACCTACAGGCTATGAAGCGCGTAAAAAGTTTTTCTACAGTATGGGGTCTATGTACAATACTGATTATTTTGATATTATTATCAACCAGTATAGCGGTGCTGATTTAAAATAGTACAGCCATAAAAAAATAAACACCCGGTAAGCGATGCGCCTGCCGGGTGTTTTTTTATCAAATAACTTGAGTTCGATTTAAGCGAATCATAAGATATTTAACCTCTAAATTTATACCTACAAGGTCTTGAAGACCTTGCAGGAATCCTAAATAATTCAATCTGTGCTAACCTGCAAGGTTTTTTTTAACCTTGTAGGTTTTGAAAAGAAAAATAACACCTTAACTCGAACTCGCGTTAAGTAGATTGAATGAGGTTTATTTACCTCCCAGTTTCAGGTTATCAAATTTAGAAACGTCTATCAGCTCTTCGGTTTCGGCATCATAAGATATATATATACTATCGCCCGCCATGGTTACCGGCAACTCATTACTTATTTGCGATGAACCCGTAAATATTTTTGGCGAACCTGCAACGGTAAAATAGTAGAAGCTGTTACCGTTCTTAATGTCGCTCTGTATGCGGGTTACCACCGTTTTTAATTCGGTGCTTTTAGTAACAGAATTTGAACTTAGCCTGTTGCCAGCCATGTTAAATACGGTTTTATAAGCCATCAGTGTTTCGCGCATGGTGTTGCCTACACCTACAATGGTATAATCGCCTATAGCAACCATAGCATACATTTTTACCAGTCCGCCACCGTCTTTAAGTGTCATTACATAAGTAGGTATGTTGTTAATGCTATACGGTATGGGCAAAGATGCATTGTAGTCTTTCTCCTGTACCTTGCCCTCAGCACTGCGCTGTGCGGCATATTCGGTAGCGCCGCTTTGCTTATAAAAAGTAGCTTCTTTGGTACGGGTGTCAACTAGCATAAAGCCCACGGCAGACTCTTCCTTACCTACAGATGATACACCGGTGTACCAGTATGAACGGTTATCCTGTCCGTAAACAAGTGTAAGGGTTTCTGTAATCATTAGTTTGTCTTCGTTACTAAAGTTAAAGTAACCGTGTACATATTCACCCCAGTCGGATAATTGATCTTCAATAAATTCTATTGGCTGCATACGGTCTATCCATGCCGGCACTTCATTACTGGTATATTCTTTAATATCGCCGGTTTGGGCATCTACGGTCACTATCCCTACGGCATCGTTACCTGAAAAGCCTATTTTTTTACGGTATTTTGTAACAACCCAGTATGGTTTACCTTCTTCGTCTATTTCAAAGTTATAATCGGCAAGGCCGGTCGAGGCGTAGCCGTTAAAGTACAAGTGGCGTTCTACCTGGCTGCCAAAAAATGCACCCGGCTGAAATTTTATCTTCAGGTCTTTACCGTTAAGGGTTTGTACCAGCCTTACATCGCGCTCGTTAGTGGCAGATACCATTACGTAACCTTCTGTTCCCGCGGTATTGTTAAGCCATTTAAAAAAGCCCGAGTGCTGTAGTGGTGCTACCCAGTAAAGTTCGTTATTAACCTTTTGGATAAAAAATTCCCCAAGCTCAGATTTACTTCCCAGCGCAGGGTCGCTACCCAGTATTTTTTCGCCAAGCAGGGTTGCCAGTGGCTCATCTACCACACGTATCTTATCCAGCGAAATAGGAGCGATGTGCTTAGAAATTTCTGTGCCATTGTGCACTTTGCCTATCATGTTGCGGTACGCTTCATTACGGAATAGTGGCAGGCTGGTAAAAACAGGTCCAAGTATTGCATAAGCTATTACTAAAATAATTGCAGGAATAAGAATTCGATGCGCTTTTATAAAAGTAAACTTAAACTTTGGTGCTGCTGCCGTGCCTTTATTCTCTGCCCGTATGGTAAGTATCAGGGCAAGGATTAAAAGAACAATAAGCATAATAGGGAACTCTATAAACCCGAAGTTGATAACGGGCCTGCCCACATAGAAAAACAAAAAGGCTACTATAGCCAGAACAATCACAACAAGTGTCTTTTTCATCGAATACATTGATTAGTTATCTATGATACGCTGAAAAATGCAGAATGTTACAATTGCCGGATTAAGATTGCAATAATTTGTAATGAAACAGGGATATTGTGACTTATGCTGCTGTGAGGTAGCATAAGGATAATTTAAAATTAAGAATTTAAAATATTAGCGATTAAGGTACCATATACTTGCGTTGAGTGCCAGCGCATATGTAACCCAAAGGATATACGGAATAAAAAGCCATCCGGCTATTTTATTCACTTTACGAAACAGAAACCACGTTTCATAAATCATCAGCCAGAGCAATACAATTTCTATCAGTGCCAGCATCGGGTTCTTTAAC contains the following coding sequences:
- a CDS encoding YiiX/YebB-like N1pC/P60 family cysteine hydrolase; this translates as MKKTFLILAVVFCLGFSSYKTFFYFDRQAEIEAVETNKAVTRLTLHDLKSIREGDFILRRGFGFFSDYVANSLNPSKQIDVTHAGVIVKRNGNWCVIHSLSSDVTDIDGVQLQTLDAFLSYSVPGKIIVVRTKDSDIAFGQKVAAQAEVYLKMQVPFDHSGVIDNDEKLFCTEMIWKILEKDLHRVKLPTGYEARKKFFYSMGSMYNTDYFDIIINQYSGADLK